The Longimicrobium sp. DNA segment TAATCAGCTGGCTGGTGTTCGTGGTGGCGCTGGCCGTTCGCGCGGGCGGGAGCCCCCAGGCACGGCGCGGGGCACTGGTGTCGGTGGTCGGGTTCGCGGTGGTGGTGATCTCGTACGTGGTGCTGCGGGTGGGGGCATCGACGCACACCGGCGGGTTCCTGTGAGGGTGTTCCGGCGGTTGAAACCGCTGCAACAAAAGCGGGAAGTCCGCCTTCGCGGACTAATCTTCGGGTTGCAACCTGCGAAGGCAGGTTTCCCGCGGTCGTTGCTGCGGTTTCAACCGCCGGTCCCCCTGGTCTCCCTGGGGTCCGCATGACCCCCCGCCTTCCTCTCCTCGTGGATGCGGCGCGGCTGCGGGTGCTGGTGGTGGGCGGCGGGGCGGTGGCGCTGCGCAAGGTGCGCGGCGTGGTGGAGGCCGGCGGAAGGCCGGAGATCGTGTCGCCCGAGCTGTGCGGGGAGCTGCGGGGGGTGGTGGAGCGGGAGGAACTGCCGTGGACGGCGCGCGGGTGGGAAGAGGGCGATGCGCGCGGCTTCCACCTGGTGTTCGCGGCGACGAACCGGGCGGAGGTGAATGCCCGGGTGGCGCGCGAAGCCGAGGAAGGCGGGGCGCTGGTGAGCGTGGCGGACGATGGGGCGGGGTCGCTCTTTCACCTCCCCGCCGTCATCCGCAGGGAGGGCGTGACGGTGGCGTTCTCCACTGGGGGCGCGGCGCCGCTGCTGGCCAGGCGGCTGCGCGAGCGGCTGGAGGCGGTGGTCACGCCGGGGCTGGGGCGCGCCGCGGCACGACTGGCCGCCCTGCGCGGCGAGGTGCAGGCGCGCTGGGCCGGGGACGAGGGGCGCCGCCGGGCGCTCTGGTTTGCACTCATCACACCGGAATTCGTGGACGACGCGGTCGCGGGCCGGGACGAAGACGTGGAACGGCGGATCGGCCGATGCCTCTCGCAGTCGTAGGAGTCAGTCACCGCACGGCGCCGATCGAGCTCCGGGAACGGTTCGCCTTCGGGCGGGCCGAGCTTCCCGGCGCCCTGATCTCGCTGGTGGAGGAGACCGGCGCGGAAACGGTGGTGCTCTCCACCTGCAACCGCACCGAGGTCTACCTGGCCGCGCCCGAGGGGGTGGACGGCACCGAGGTCGCCCGCGCCGTCCTCGCCGGGCGGGTGGGGATGTCGGCCGAGGGCGCCGCGCGCCACCTCTACCTGCATCGCGACCGCGGCGCCGCCGAGCACCTATTTCGCGTCTCCAGCGGCCTGGACTCCATGATCCTGGGCGAGCCGCAGATCCAGGGTCAGGTGCGCGACGCCTACGCCGTGGCCCGCGAGACCGCCGCCGCCGACGGCCCCGTGGTCGGCCCCGCCCTCAACCGCCTCTTCCAGACCGCCCTCAACGTCGGCGGCAGGGTGCGCAGCGAGACGGGGCTGGGCATCGGCGCCGCCTCCGTGTCGTCCGCGGCGGTGGACCTGGCGAAGAAGATCTTTGGGTCGCTGAAGGGGCGGCGCGCGCTCGTTTTGGGCGCGGGCGAGATGAGCGAGACGACGCTGGAGTGCCTGCGCGGCGAGGGGGTGCGCACCGCCATCGTCGCCAACCGCACCTGGGACCGGGCACGGGAGCTGGCGGAGCGCTGGGGCGGCGAGGCGGTGCGCTGGGAGCAGTTCGGCGATGCGCTGGCGGGGGTGGACATCGTCATCTGCTCCACCGCGGCGCCGCATCCCGTGCTCACGCGCGAGCGGCTGCGCGCGGCGCTGCCCAGCGGCGCCAAGCGTCCGCTCTGCATCATCGACATCGCCCTGCCGCGCGACGTGGAGCCGGCGGTGGGCGACGAGCCGAACGTCTTCCTCTACGACATCGACGACCTGCAGGCCATCGTCAGCGGCAACATGGACCGCCGCCGCGCCGAGCTCCCCGCGGCGGAGGGGATCGTGGGCGCCGGGGTGGACGAGTTCTGGAGCTGGTACTCGTCACTGGCCGTGGTTCCCACCATCCGCGCGCTGCGCGACCACGGCGAGCGGGTGCGCCAGGCGGAGGTGGAGCGGGCCCTCCGCTCGCTGCAACACCTGTCGGCCGGCGACCAGCAGGCGATCGACGCGCTCACCCGCTCGCTCCTCAACAAGCTGCTCCACGCGCCCACCGTTCGCCTGCGCCAGGCCGCCGGCAACGGGCGCGGCACCGGCGTGCTGGACACCGTGCGCTACCTGTTCGAGCTGGAGCCGGACGGCTCCCCCCAAGACCAGACCCCATCGGAATGATCATCCAGACGCAGCACAGCGAGTTCGGCACCGCCTGGCAGATGGTGGCGGAGGGCAGCCCGTCCACCCAGATCATCATGGCCGTCCTCGCGATCCTCTCGCTCATTTCGTGGGCGGTGATCGTGTGGAAGATCCTCCAGTTCCGCCGGCTGCGGGGCGAGAGCGACACCTTTATGCGCCGCGTGGGCGGGGCGCAGACCACCGAGGACGCCTACCACGCGGTCACGCTGATGGATGCGTCGCCTTTCACGCGCCTCTTCCAGCGCGGATTGGGCTTCTTTCGCGAGATGAGGCCCGGCGCGGCGCGCGCCAACAGCGAGGTGCGCGGCCTGTCGCCGGCGCAGCTCGAGGTGCTGCGCATCGTCCTCGAAAAGGAAGAGGGCGAGGAGCGCGACGACGCGGCGCGCGGCGTGGGCTGGCTCGCCATCATCGCCACCGTCTCGCCGCTGCTGGGGCTGCTGGGTACCGTGATCGGGGTGATGAACTCGTTCATGGGCGTGGCGCGCGAAGGGTCGAGCAGCATCAGCGTCGTGGCTCCCGGCGTGGCCGAGGCGCTGATCGCCACCGCGGGCGGGCTGGTCGTCGCCATTCCGGCCGCGATGGCGTACAACTTCCTCACGGGGAAGCTGAACGACTTCATGGGCGAGCTGGAGGGGATCAGCAGCGAGTTGATCGCCACGCTGGCGCGCGAGGGGCGCATCTAGTGCCGCGCCGGCGCGGGCGGGGACGCGGCCACGACCTTGGCTACAGCGCCGAGATCAACGTCACCTCGCTGGTGGACGTGGTGCTGACGCTGCTCGTGATCTTCATCATCACCGCGCCGATGATGCAGGGCGGCGTGGAGGTCAGCATCCCACGCGCGCAGACGCAGTCCGTCGCCTCGCCGGAAGGCGTCGTGGTGTCGATCGACAAGACGGGTGCCATCTTCGTGGGGCAGGCGGCTGTGCGGTGGGAGGAGTTCACCGTCCAGTTCCCGCTGCTGGTGAAGGAGCGCGGCGCGGACAACGTGTACCTGCGCGCGGACGAGGCGGTGCCGTACGGGCGCGTGGTGCAGGTGCTGGGCGCCATGAAGGGGGCCAACGTCGCCACCGTGGGCCTCATCGCCGAGCCCGAGCGGCCGGCGGGGGGGCGGTAGCGCGATGTGGGTACGGCGGCAGCGTGCACGCGGGCGCCCCGGCGCGGCGCTCACCGCCTCGGTCGCGCTGCACTTGGCGATCGTGGGGATCGCCGCGCTGGCCGCCGCCGCCGGGCCGCCGCCCGTCGAAAAGGTGGTGGTGTACAGCGTAGGCATCGTCTCGCCGCCGCCTTCCGCGCTGGGCGAGCCGCCCGCGGAGGAGCCCGCGCCCAACGAAGGCGGCCCCGCCCCCGCCGGCGAGCCCAACCCCGCGCCCGCCGCGGAGGCATCGACCCCCGCCGCGCCCGAGCCCGCGCCGAAGGCTGCGCCGCCCGCGCCCGCTCCGCCAAAGCCTACGCCGCCCGCACCCAGGCCGGTCCCGCCGACGCCGCCCGCGCGCGAGCCTGCGCCCAAGGCAGCGGAGCCCGCGCCCAAGGCCCCCGCTCCCAAGGCCGCGCCCACGCCGCCGCGCCGCGAGCCCGCGCCGAAAGCGGCCGAGCCCGCATCCAAAGCGCCCGCCCGGCCCGCGGCCACGCCCGCCCGTCCAACTCCCGCGCGTCCCAACGCAACCTCGCGCCCGGGTAGCGCGTCCAACAGGGAGGCGGCGAAGTCGGGCGCGCGCACCACGACACCGGCGGCGGGCGGCACCAGCACCGGCGCCGGAAGTGGACCGCGCAGCGCGGGCGCCGGCACGCGGGGCGCCGCCACGGGGCGGAATCCGCAGGCGAATTCGCCCGGCGGCGAGGGGGTGAACATCCGCACGGCTGGCATCCGCTGCCCGTCGCCCGAGTACTGCAACAACATCCCGCGCCAGGTGCGGCGCTTCTTCCGCCGCCCTGAAGGGAACACCGG contains these protein-coding regions:
- a CDS encoding bifunctional precorrin-2 dehydrogenase/sirohydrochlorin ferrochelatase, encoding MTPRLPLLVDAARLRVLVVGGGAVALRKVRGVVEAGGRPEIVSPELCGELRGVVEREELPWTARGWEEGDARGFHLVFAATNRAEVNARVAREAEEGGALVSVADDGAGSLFHLPAVIRREGVTVAFSTGGAAPLLARRLRERLEAVVTPGLGRAAARLAALRGEVQARWAGDEGRRRALWFALITPEFVDDAVAGRDEDVERRIGRCLSQS
- the hemA gene encoding glutamyl-tRNA reductase; the encoded protein is MPLAVVGVSHRTAPIELRERFAFGRAELPGALISLVEETGAETVVLSTCNRTEVYLAAPEGVDGTEVARAVLAGRVGMSAEGAARHLYLHRDRGAAEHLFRVSSGLDSMILGEPQIQGQVRDAYAVARETAAADGPVVGPALNRLFQTALNVGGRVRSETGLGIGAASVSSAAVDLAKKIFGSLKGRRALVLGAGEMSETTLECLRGEGVRTAIVANRTWDRARELAERWGGEAVRWEQFGDALAGVDIVICSTAAPHPVLTRERLRAALPSGAKRPLCIIDIALPRDVEPAVGDEPNVFLYDIDDLQAIVSGNMDRRRAELPAAEGIVGAGVDEFWSWYSSLAVVPTIRALRDHGERVRQAEVERALRSLQHLSAGDQQAIDALTRSLLNKLLHAPTVRLRQAAGNGRGTGVLDTVRYLFELEPDGSPQDQTPSE
- a CDS encoding MotA/TolQ/ExbB proton channel family protein translates to MIIQTQHSEFGTAWQMVAEGSPSTQIIMAVLAILSLISWAVIVWKILQFRRLRGESDTFMRRVGGAQTTEDAYHAVTLMDASPFTRLFQRGLGFFREMRPGAARANSEVRGLSPAQLEVLRIVLEKEEGEERDDAARGVGWLAIIATVSPLLGLLGTVIGVMNSFMGVAREGSSSISVVAPGVAEALIATAGGLVVAIPAAMAYNFLTGKLNDFMGELEGISSELIATLAREGRI
- a CDS encoding biopolymer transporter ExbD — its product is MPRRRGRGRGHDLGYSAEINVTSLVDVVLTLLVIFIITAPMMQGGVEVSIPRAQTQSVASPEGVVVSIDKTGAIFVGQAAVRWEEFTVQFPLLVKERGADNVYLRADEAVPYGRVVQVLGAMKGANVATVGLIAEPERPAGGR